In the genome of Taeniopygia guttata chromosome 4, bTaeGut7.mat, whole genome shotgun sequence, the window TGAAATCAGTTTAGAAAAGCCGTAATTTCAACTTATTTAGTGCATCTACATATATTCAACTTCCCACTGCTTTACTACCCTGTCACATCGGTAGTAAATACATTTCTGCACACCATTCATTGCTAAAGCATGCATGAGGAAACCAAGGCTCCTTCCTACCTGTTTACTCGTCGGGGTCTGTCAACTAGATAACTGAGCTCAGCCCGCTGATGCTTTGTCtaggagaaaagaaattattggCAGAGATATAAACTCTTGTTATTTCTGtaaccagcagcagaaaatatACAAGGGAGCATCTCACCATATTCACTATAAATGGCAATGCTTAGCTGCAAGTAGGCCTGCAAAATCTGTTGCTAGAAtgtaaagggggaaaaaattagatCTTAGTCACATGGATGGGAAGGCGCAAGGGATTTTTCTGGAGTTGTTTGAGACAAGACTCTCATGTTTTCTCACTGTGCACACTGTTGAGCATCACAAGGACTCCCACAAAAAATTAGCATAACTATTTCTGGAGTTGTGGACTACTTAGATGGTACTGGTATTGcaccataaagaaaaaaaaaatacattgagaTACCCTCAAGTCCTTAAAAAGGCAGCAGAAGCCAGGAGTTTTGTAGACATTGTGAGGCAAGGTCAGTACTACAAATCAATATTAGAGATTTCACTGCAAAACTTAATGCCTTAGAACATACCATTCAAACTACCTTTGTCAGACTGGACAACATTGATGTTTCAGTAGGGTAAGAGAGAATGGGAGGTTTTCACTAGTGCACAGGCAGAAAGGGGCTGACAATATATATGAGCTAACCCAGCACAAAATGATTAATGAGAGAGTAATATGGCATGGTAAATGCTTTAGTAAAAACTCTCTACACACCGGGAAACACGACACAGGCGAGATTGCAGGGGACATTAGGTCTCAGCACACAATTTTACAGACACTCTTTCTTGCTGCTCTTCTTTACAAACTTTGGGGTTATAAAGAGCTGTGAAAAGTCAATTGTTAAACCCTAATTCACAAATTAATTAAAGCTCCTGGCAACTACAGCAACTGTCACAGTGCCAAAGGGGGGTTCCCCCAAAGCTTTACACGCACATGCAAATACTTCGGGAAGGAAAAAGACACGGTTTAAAATTGCTTCAGCACACCCTGTGATTACACCTCACGTCACTTCAGCCTCGTCAAGCGGAGAGATTCCGCAAAGAGCCGCAACCTCCCCCATCTCTCAAGCCACAGCTCCGATGCTGCCCAGCCGGGGGCAGATCCCTCCAGAGGCACCgggggtgccaggggggctCGGGGGAACGCGCTGGGCTGCCACAGAGAGGATGGACTACAGGGGGACTGGGAATGCAAAACGCCTTTCCCgacaggagaggaggaggaggaggaggagcgggagctTCGGGAAGGATGCTCGGGGATGAAGGGGGGATGCGGGACGCAGGGGGGTGCCGGTGCTCACCTCGCTGGACAAAATGCTGCCGTTGGAGATGATGTCGGGCTGCTGGTCGGCGTAGCCGGTGACGATGGCCCCGCAGGGGTTGTGCTCGGCGTCGGTGCTGCGAGAGGGGCTACAGGGCTTGAGGAACATCAGGTCGGTCTTGGCGGACTCGGGGGTGAGGCAGACTTGGTAGCAGTAGTTCTGGTTGTGGTGGTGGGAGCCGAAGCTGCCCGACTCCTCCACCGGCACCTGCGCGGGGTTGCTCGGCACGTTGGAGCTCTGCACCAGCATGATGTCCGACTTGCTGAGCTTCTTCTTGCGCGCCCGCGCCTGCCggctgcagcaggggcagcagcagcagcagcccaggcagcagtCGCTGGCCAGGCAGGTGTAGATGTTGAGCTTCTTCTCCTTCTGGCAGCGCACCGCCAGGACGATCATGGCCAGCAGGAAGATGAAGGAGACGGAGCCCAGGGCGATGATGAGGATGAGGGTGAGGTCGAGCGCGTTATCCCCCCCGGAGCGGCTGGGGCGATGCTctccggagccgccgccgctcccgggcccggtgcccgcggccgggccgggcccgccgcctCCGGAGCGCTCTCCCGCGCCGTCCACCAGCACCACCTGCACGGCGGCGGTGGAGGAGAGCGGCGGCTGCCCGTGGTCGCGCACCTCGATGACCAGCTCGTAGGGGCGCTGCGGGTCGCGCTTGGCCGGCACCCTGCGGGCCGTCCGCAGCTCCCCGGAGCGCCAGTCCATGCGGAACAGCCCGGCCTCGTTGCCCCGCGCGATGCTGTAGGTGAGGCGGGCGTTCTCGCCGTCGTCGGCGTCCACCGCCGCCACCCGGCTGACCAGGTAGCCCGGCTCGGCGCCGCGGGGCAGCGCCTCCCGGGCCGGGGTGCCGTTCCGGCCGGGCAGGGGGCTGACGATGGCGGGGGCGTTGTCGTTCTGGTCCACCACGATGATGTGCACGGTGGCGTTGCCGGCCAGCGGCTGCGGCTCCTCGCCCGCGTCGCGGGCCTCCACCTGAAAGCTGAACTCCTTGAGCTGCTCGTAGTCGAAGGAGCGGAGGGCGTAGAGAAAGCCGTTCTCGGAGTTGATGGAGACGTAGGTGAAGACGGACATGCCCTGGATCTGGCTCTCCAGGATGGAGTAGGCGAGGCGGGCGTTGGCGCCCTGGTCGCGGTCGGTGGCGCTGACGGCGTAGATGTAGGCTCCGGGCACGTTGTTCTCGCTCACGTACACCTGGTACACGGGCTGGCTGAAGCGCGGCGCGTTGTCGTTCACGTCGCTCACCCGCACCTGGATGGACTTGCTGGTGCTGAGCGGCGGCTCGCCGCGGTCCCGGGCCACCACGGTCAGCGTGTAGGCGTCGCCGCCCGGCTGCTCGCGGTCCAGCGGGCCCTCGGTGACGATGGTGTAGTAGTTCTTGAAGGAGCTCTTGAGGCGGAAGGGCGCGTCGCCCTGCAGCAGCTCGCACTGCACCTGCCCGTTCTCCTCCGAGTCGCGGTCCGAGACGCTGAACAGGGCCACCACGGtgcccggcgccgccgcctcgCTCACCGCCTCCTTGACGGTGGAGAAGCTGATCTCGGGCGCGTTGTCGTTGGCGTCCAGCACCCGCACCAGCACCTTGCAGTGCGCGGGCACGGCGTTGGGCCCCAGGTCCTTGGCTTGCACGTACACCTGGTAGACGCTGCTCTCCTCGTAGTCCAGCTCGCCGCTCACCTCCAGGCGCCCGGTGCGCGGCGCGATGCCGAAGAGCTCCCGGGCGCGGGCCGAGATGTGGCTGCTGAAGGAGTAGATGATCTCGCCGTTCTGGCCCTCGTCGGGGTCCGTGGCGttgagctgcagcaccagcgTGCCCGGCGGCGAGTTCTCCGGCAGCGACACGGTGTAGACGGGCTGCTCGAAGGCGGGGACGTTGTCGTTGGAGTCCAGCACCCTGACGGTGAGCAGGGCGGTGCCGGTgcgctgctggggctgcccgcCGTCCACCGCCGTCAGCACGTAGCGGTGCACCGCCTGCTGCTCCCGGTCCAGCGGCTGGTCCAGCACCAGCTCGGCGAAGCGGTTCCCGTCGCCCTGGGTCTGCACGTCCAGGGAGAAGTAGCTGTTGGGGGTGATCTCGTAGGTGCGCAGCGAGTTGGTGCCCACGTCGGGGTCGAAGGCGCTCTCCAGCGGGAAGCGGGTGCCCGGCGTGGCGCTCTCCGAGATCTCCACCGTGAGGTCGGGCTCCGGGAAGGAGGGCGGGTTGTCGTTGATGTCCAGCACCTCGATCTCCACCCGGAACAGCTCCAGGGGGTTCTCCAGGAAGACCTCCAggtgcagcaggcaggaggggcTCTGCTTGCAGATCTGCTCCCGGTCGATCTTCTCGTTCACGTAGAGCACCCCGGTTTCCAGGTTAAGCTCCAGGTAAGGGCTGCGGGAGTTGGGCGCCGTCTGGAAGCGCCGAGCCGAAAGTTTTGTAATGTCCAAGCCCAGGTCCTCGGCGATATTCCCCACGAACGTGCCAtgctcctgctcttcctgcaCCGTGTAATGGAGCTGGCAAAAAGCCCCCTCCAGCATCCAGAGCGAGGCAAAGAGGAATAGCACAACCATCTCCAGACGGGGAAAGAGATTCCCCCCTCCCCGACACCGCCGCTGCCTCCTCTTCCAAAAGCCACCTCCTCCTCCGAAAATGCACAGTacagtgtgtgtgtgactgtgtgtgtgtgtgtgtgtgtgtgactgtgtgtgtgtgtgactgtgtgtgtctgtgcacgCGCGCGCGTGTCCGCGCCTGCAAGCGTGtggatagagagagagagagagggggatcGGGGGAAAGGAGGGGGGAAAGGTTGGTttgggggactgggggggggATGCTAGATACTATTTCTTCTGATTcatgttaggattttttttctcccccatctCCCCCTCCTTTTTGTGACGGGTATTATTGTTTCACACGCTGACCAAATGAAGAAGACAGGCGTCCCCGCTTCATCTGTGATCTTCGAAATATACGGCCAACTAAAATAGCTATTAGCCGGCTGTAGCTAGAGACACACTGTAGCCCTCTTTTATTTATTCCGAGAGTCTTGGCACTGCAccgcggcagcagcagcggcggcggagacagcagcagcagcaaattccAAGGAGgaaatttttgtatttcaagattGTCCTCGGTTTGTCTTCCTGGTGGGACTTGGAGGGTAGATGCTGCTGGAACAGCCGGTGGGCATGCCCTCTTTGGATgcaaggaaaaggcagaaaaaaaggcagaaattaaaaaaaaaatcacccgCAGAAagatttcatatttaaaaaaaaaaaaaaaggcagagagcAGCTTAGCTACCCAAAACTTTCATTCCCCGATGTCCCTGgtatttcccttttattttcttctttaattaaaatatcttaAATTTTTCTCTCGTCTGTCAGAGgtctctccttttcttctcttattGCTATGAATAcgctcatcatcatcatcactgtgCAGTTACGGCGGTGCCGATCGCggtggggattttttccctctttgctgCCTTCTCTCCTAGCCCTGTGTCGCTGCGCTGCCGTCCCGGCTCCGCTCCCGGCAGTTTCTGAGCGGGCAGCGCTCCGCGGCGCTGCTTTTGCTCAGCGCCCGCCTCCCGACAGCCAATCGGCGCGCAGCACCGCCCCCGGGGGCGGCGTCCCATTGGCCGCGCCGCGCGTCGGGTGCGTTGCGTCACGGCCGGGCCGCGCGCGGGCTGGGCGGGACGGGAGCGCGCCGGGCGGCTCAGCGGCTCTGCGATCCCTTCCGCGCAGCGCCCGGGGGTGCCTGCCTCCATCCCTCagttcctgctccttcccttaGTTCCTACTCCTTCCCTCAaccctgcctccatccctgctccttccttcGGTTTCTGTTCCTTCCCTCAgtccctgcctccatccctgcctttTTCCCTCGGTTCCTGCCTCTTTCCCtctgttcctgctccttccctcggtccctgcctccatccctgcctcttTCCCTCGGTTCCTGTTCCTTCCCTCAGtccctgcctccttccctcagttcctgctccttccctcaatccctgctccttccctcagttcctgctccttccctccatccctgcttccttccctccatccctgcctccatccctgcctcttTCCCTCGGTTCCTGTTCCTTCCGTCAGTCCCTGCTCTTTCCCTCAatccctgcctccatccctgctccttccctcaatccctgcttccttccctcAATCTCTTCCTCCATCCCTCagtccctgctccttccctcaatccctgcctccatccctgctccttccctccatccctgcctccttccctccatccctgcttccttccctcaatccctgcctccttccctgcctccttccctccatccctgctccttccctcaaTCCCTACTCCTTCCCTCAAtccctgcttccttcccttaatctctgcctccatccctgctccttccctccatccctgctctttCCCTCAatccctgctccttctctcGATCCCTGCTCTTTCCCTCgatccctgctccttcccttcatccctgctccttccctccatcccttctccttccctcgatccctgctccttccctccatccctgctccttccctccatcccttctccttccctcgatccctgctccttccctccatcctgctccttccctccatcccttctccttccctccatccctgctctttCCCTCgatcccttctccttccctcgATCCCCGCTCcttccctcacacacacacacacgcactcGGCTGAACGCCAGCCAGCCCCGCTCCTTGGAGAGGGAGTTCCCACCCATCCGCCGCCAACTTTCCTCTCCAGTGGAGCTTTGGGAATAAAAGCGTAAACAAAGGGAAACTTCGGCGTTGTTATTTGtggtctctttctccttccccgcCCCTTCGGTGCGTTCCGCGGCGGGGGCAGAGCGAGCGCAACTTTCCGTCATTCATCCGCGCGGTGTTGGCGGCTCCGGCCAATTTAAAGTGCCAGGAGGCTGCGCCagtattttcccatttccatgtCGGAATTTCCGCTAGTGCCTGGGGAAAGCGAGGGACGCTGCCTGTCATTGGGCACTCAGGGTGCCGGGGCGGATATCCCTGGAGGAATCCAAGGGAGACGCTCCGGTACGGGCTGAGAGACGCACCTTTGTCAGGCTGCCGAATGAATAAAGCGCAACAGCATAAAATACTTGTGGGGGGCTTGTCTCCCCCGCCAGTGTTATTATTTTTGaagagcagcacaaagcagggacgtgcagctgctgctctaaCCCATCACTAATCCACCCGCACATCTCAGGGCGCGCTTTTCCCGCGGAAAGGCAGGAATCCACACTGGGATGCCGCATCCCTGCGAGCGTTCAGGGGCGGCCCGCAGGGCGCTGGCAGCAGCCTGCTCTAGCGGAAACGTCCCGGGAGGGGCCGGCAGCAGGCTGCGGTGCGGCTCGGTGCGTTCCCGGCCATCCCGCGGTGTCCCGGCCCCGCTGGATCTCCCCACGGATCCAGCGGGATCCAGCGCCCttccccgccccgccccgcccggcccggccccgccgctgtGGCGGGCGGCGAGCGCCCCCCAGCGCCGCCAGCGCCGCACTGCGCCCGCCAGCGCCGCCGGGGCCGTTCCGGTGCGCGTTCtacacaaaaaccaaaaaattcccTCAGAGTGAATCAGGGGGAGGGCGATGCGGACCGGGACCTCGCTGCCTTCCCTTTCCGTGCAGAAGCGCCGCCGCTCACCTGCCCGCCCGCTGCCGCCAGCTCCCGGCGCGGACGGCGGAGATCGTGTCTCTCTCCCCGTCCTGGGGCACCGGGGGATGCCCGCAGGGAACCGAGCCGGGCCAGCCCGGTTTAGCCCTTCTCTCCCCGCCAGCGGAGCCCCCGGAGCGGCcgcctctcctcctctcctcccttcGAGGAACGCGGGAGCAGCGGGCGAAACCCGGGAGACCGAGCCcgcccgtgtccgtgtccgtgtccgtgtccgtgtccgtgtccgtgtccgtgccCCGGAGGTGGAGGGGGACACATCCCCGGGCTCGGGGCGCTCCCCACGCGCGCCCTGGGCGCGGCACCCACGCCGGGATGCTCCGGGGGGCAGCAGCCCCCGGGAACATACACATATTTATTATATCCGTAATATATCCGCCGCCCTCCCCGGGGATGCGGTCTGCCCCCGCGGTCCCCAGCGCAGCCCCGTCTCCGTTTCGGCTCCCCGAGCGGCGCCGGGATCCGCGGCCGCCCTCCCGCTAATGCCGAGTGACAAATCGCGCTTAGGCGATACAGGAACGAGAAAATGATTTATGGATTTTCGCGACGGTCTGAGCCGATGAAGGCGACATGAATTATCCATCCTAATGTGCAATATATCATTTTCTAATAACACAGGGCCGGCCCTAACGCTGTGCGCTGCTCCCTTCGATAGCGAGTATCGATCCGGAGCTTTCCGCCGGACACGTacctcctgcagcaccagctgagATCTGTGTATTTACCTCTTCCTAAAGCCCAGGGCCATGGACAGACCCCTGACACCCTGGCCTTTAGTTTTTCCAGCTGGTACCATTTAATTTGGCAATCACTTTGCCGAATGAAGACTAATCTTTCGTATCACTGCGTTTCACTCTGTGCTGTGATTTGGAGATGGAAGGAGGGCATGCCAGGTTTGTAAATCCTCCGTGCTGATGGGCATGGCACCTGGGTGAGTCAAACCTTTCTCCCCTGCCAAAATCCTCCTTGACACCCCGAGTACAGCGGGGCACTTTCTAGCAAGGAGAACAGATGCTAAATATCATACTTCTGCTCACACAGAGCTTCCCTGGCACCTCCATTTACCACATCTCAGGgattattttaaagacaaaatttttgcttttaactCATACACAGTAGGAAGGTGAATCATCCACACCTAAAACCGAATGCATGTgcaaaaaaaggggaagagaTGCCAGATCTGGAGGGTGCTCAGCCCCAGGTCCAGCCTATGCTGGTGCCCAAGGCCAGGGcatcccctctgccccagccaagttctttttctcttcatcaCAGGATAGCAGTGAAGTCATGGTGACATAAGCTATGAACAATCCCAATTATTTATCCTAAATGGTTCCAAGTCTAAAATATCACTTTCACATTAAGAAGGACAAGCAAGTCCTGGCCTTCcatgaggcaaaaaaaaaaccaaagaccCAGAGATGGGGAAGATGGGGGCAAAGGATTAATGCATTCATTTGGGGTAAGGGGTTAGATAAGTGATAAGAGTTAGATAAGAGGTGAACAAATGCTTCATTTCTCATTAGCCAAGTACAGCTTTTCCATTGCTCAAACACAAAAGGAGTCACATGTGTAAGGAGACATCCAAATGCACTGTTCTGGAATAAACAATCACTAGTCTAACCTGCACAATGTTTTAGGTTGTAGAAAGCTAATCCCCATAGTTTAGTTTTGTCACCAAAATGATGTTCGGGTTCTATTTTAGGTTCAGTCTTAGTTTCAGGCTGCAAAACACTGTGGCCTCTTTACTATCTGGATGTTAAAAACACATCAAGAATTGGCCTCCCTTGTCCCTCAAAGGCCCTCCAAAGATTgttatttcttgttttaataTGAATGatcttggttaaaaaaaaaaaaaacaaactcaccCAGGTTTTCCCTCAAGGAACTGACAGCTCATGGTGCAGGAAAGATTACTGGAATCAATAATAGGATTAGGATTATaaataagaaacaaaagatGCTATGGTTAGAAAAAGCCTGCTTCCTAAGAGGAAGATGTATCTATATTACTGATGGGGCCTTAGGATGAAATCCTGCTTCAAAGCGAGGTCGATACAGAACAATTTCTCAAATTAACTAAGAGACCTGGTTAAAGTATCAGAGGGGAAGGTTCACTGCCACCACTCCCTCAATGGATTTCTCTCTTAATTGCCAATGAGGAGACAAAACATGAAGGCTAGACAATCTGGCTAATCAATAAAAAAAGCCTGTCTTCATGTTTGCCTCAGGAGCACTCTGTATGTCAGATCGATGGAGGAGCCACCAAAGCTCTCGCAGGGGTCACCGGTGATTAAGACATTTTCTGATGGTTTTTAAACAACCCCAGAGACAAGCATCTGCCACAAGGTTGAAGATGTAAGCAGAACTAGAATACAATGGTTAATCATCACCTCACACTTCTGGGAGTGCTCCTGGTGATGAAAACAGTATTTATGACCTCAGACAGCTGTTTTAATGAGCGATGATCAAGTATGACTTCACTGCATGCTCTGTACTCCACCAGCCATCAGATGTGATGGAGCCTCTCCAGGAGGTGCCAGAATAACAGAAACATACTACAGGAGTTTCTCAAGGCCAGCTTCTGCCTCCTTTTCTTTGCCTGCCCCCAAACATTCCATACACATTTCAGGGAGACAACtcaagcagcagctcagtgcaaagCAGTAGATTGGTACAGTCTGTTGCTATCATCCCACCTTCTCCAGCTTTCAGAGTCTATCATCATGTTTAtcacaaaaagaagaaaaaaaaaatcccagcctgTCTCAATGACTGGTGATTTTAGCTGATTCAAGTCTGCATTGAAATAAATAGAATGAAACTGCTTTTTTCACAGTTAAACTCTGAATGTTTTCTATAAGTCAGGCCTTTTAGAGTGTCCAGATAGAGCAGCTAAGGTCCTGGTCACTTCCAAACAGTTGTTTCTGTATGCATGGCTTTACACTAACATTTGGCCTGATTCCTATAAGCTTGTCTCATTTCCCATTATTATTAATGTCATAGTCGCAAATTTGGCAATTTTAAACTCCACATTTATAGTCATGCTGCAGAAACATtataaacaaatgaaaatgcCTTTATACAAGGTGATCAGTCAAAAATACTGAACTTTATCTGTTTACTTGCAGAAGAGACGTGACACGTATCTAACAtcacaggaaatatttcttaacAAAAAGCTCTCCAAAAAGGCAAATTACTTACCATCTAGCTAGAATTTTCAGCAAGAGAGTTTAATCCATAATAGAAACCTGGTACTGAATCAGATGAAAGGCAAAATATGATCACATTGATCAGGAGAGGcatcatatttttttctctctataaatttctttttttatggttttgctCAATCAGCTGCATCCATTTCCTAGAACTTCATCAAAATACAGTTGACCTGTATCTGAATTCAACCAATGTTGCTAAGCTTGAATGATTACCAGAGCAAATAAGGACAAAAACTACAGTGGAAAACTCCAGTTGTTTGAGACTCTGTTAAGCTTCTTATAATACACTCAAAAGGCATAGGTAGATGTAGTTGTTCATGATAAAGAAAATTACActgttgattttcttttcagcagcaAGTTCAAACCTTGAACTAAAGCACAATTTGTTTTGAGGTTCAGCTTAAAAGCAGTAGTTCAAATACAAAACTTCTATTCTTAGACATAACACTCTAGTGCTTGAcagaataaatacaaaaaagcCCTAAACTCTAGATTGTTTGCCCAGAAGAATTTGCATTCTTGGGCCTCGGTGTTCCATGTATATATAATTTCCAGCATAATTCTATCATC includes:
- the PCDH10 gene encoding protocadherin-10 isoform X5; translation: MVVLFLFASLWMLEGAFCQLHYTVQEEQEHGTFVGNIAEDLGLDITKLSARRFQTAPNSRSPYLELNLETGVLYVNEKIDREQICKQSPSCLLHLEVFLENPLELFRVEIEVLDINDNPPSFPEPDLTVEISESATPGTRFPLESAFDPDVGTNSLRTYEITPNSYFSLDVQTQGDGNRFAELVLDQPLDREQQAVHRYVLTAVDGGQPQQRTGTALLTVRVLDSNDNVPAFEQPVYTVSLPENSPPGTLVLQLNATDPDEGQNGEIIYSFSSHISARARELFGIAPRTGRLEVSGELDYEESSVYQVYVQAKDLGPNAVPAHCKVLVRVLDANDNAPEISFSTVKEAVSEAAAPGTVVALFSVSDRDSEENGQVQCELLQGDAPFRLKSSFKNYYTIVTEGPLDREQPGGDAYTLTVVARDRGEPPLSTSKSIQVRVSDVNDNAPRFSQPVYQVYVSENNVPGAYIYAVSATDRDQGANARLAYSILESQIQGMSVFTYVSINSENGFLYALRSFDYEQLKEFSFQVEARDAGEEPQPLAGNATVHIIVVDQNDNAPAIVSPLPGRNGTPAREALPRGAEPGYLVSRVAAVDADDGENARLTYSIARGNEAGLFRMDWRSGELRTARRVPAKRDPQRPYELVIEVRDHGQPPLSSTAAVQVVLVDGAGERSGGGGPGPAAGTGPGSGGGSGEHRPSRSGGDNALDLTLILIIALGSVSFIFLLAMIVLAVRCQKEKKLNIYTCLASDCCLGCCCCCPCCSRQARARKKKLSKSDIMLVQSSNVPSNPAQVPVEESGSFGSHHHNQNYCYQVCLTPESAKTDLMFLKPCSPSRSTDAEHNPCGAIVTGYADQQPDIISNGSILSSETKHQRAELSYLVDRPRRVNSSAFQEADIVSSKDSGHGDSEQGDSDHDATNRGQSSVCFSFMLAGMDLFSNCTEECKALGHSDRCWMPSFVPSDGRQAADYRSNLHVPGMDSVPDTEVFETPEAQPGAERSFSTFGKEKALHNSLERKEFDGLLSNTRAPYKPPYLTRKRIC
- the PCDH10 gene encoding protocadherin-10 isoform X1; this translates as MVVLFLFASLWMLEGAFCQLHYTVQEEQEHGTFVGNIAEDLGLDITKLSARRFQTAPNSRSPYLELNLETGVLYVNEKIDREQICKQSPSCLLHLEVFLENPLELFRVEIEVLDINDNPPSFPEPDLTVEISESATPGTRFPLESAFDPDVGTNSLRTYEITPNSYFSLDVQTQGDGNRFAELVLDQPLDREQQAVHRYVLTAVDGGQPQQRTGTALLTVRVLDSNDNVPAFEQPVYTVSLPENSPPGTLVLQLNATDPDEGQNGEIIYSFSSHISARARELFGIAPRTGRLEVSGELDYEESSVYQVYVQAKDLGPNAVPAHCKVLVRVLDANDNAPEISFSTVKEAVSEAAAPGTVVALFSVSDRDSEENGQVQCELLQGDAPFRLKSSFKNYYTIVTEGPLDREQPGGDAYTLTVVARDRGEPPLSTSKSIQVRVSDVNDNAPRFSQPVYQVYVSENNVPGAYIYAVSATDRDQGANARLAYSILESQIQGMSVFTYVSINSENGFLYALRSFDYEQLKEFSFQVEARDAGEEPQPLAGNATVHIIVVDQNDNAPAIVSPLPGRNGTPAREALPRGAEPGYLVSRVAAVDADDGENARLTYSIARGNEAGLFRMDWRSGELRTARRVPAKRDPQRPYELVIEVRDHGQPPLSSTAAVQVVLVDGAGERSGGGGPGPAAGTGPGSGGGSGEHRPSRSGGDNALDLTLILIIALGSVSFIFLLAMIVLAVRCQKEKKLNIYTCLASDCCLGCCCCCPCCSRQARARKKKLSKSDIMLVQSSNVPSNPAQVPVEESGSFGSHHHNQNYCYQVCLTPESAKTDLMFLKPCSPSRSTDAEHNPCGAIVTGYADQQPDIISNGSILSSETKHQRAELSYLVDRPRRVNSSAFQEADIVSSKDSGHGDSEQGDSDHDATNRGQSSVCFSFMLAGMDLFSNCTEECKALGHSDRCWMPSFVPSDGRQAADYRSNLHVPGMDSVPDTEVFETPEAQPGAERSFSTFGKEKALHNSLERKEFDGLLSNTRAPYKPPYLKHGWQQSNAHPPSPSPSPSRVSHPLPGCSTTKALAISGSQSGL